The Pelodiscus sinensis isolate JC-2024 chromosome 4, ASM4963464v1, whole genome shotgun sequence genomic sequence ATAATGAGTGACACTGTCTATGTAATTGCCTATTTTTTCCCAACCAAAAGATCATTCTGTTATCTTGAAGGGTACGAGCCAGTCTAAGGCTTTTAGTGATGGCATATTGAATTCAATACCCACTGATCATGGTGTCTCTATGTGTGTGACTATGAAATAGGCAAGAGTACGTACCTGCTGAGGAGAGACCGACCTGGTACGTTTTTTTACTTCGATGGAAACTGACAGTTTTAAGTGTTCAGGAAGTTTTATACTGAGATCTGTGATCTATGGGGCACGGTCCCTGATACAACTGGGAGTACCTGAGCTCCAAGAGACATGACACTTAATTACTGCGCTCAGTGGAACAAAGCCACTCTCTCTGTAATTTGTACACTGGGGATTAATTGTCCCCCTCTTTCCTCCCGTGTTATTGAACGATGCAATTTCTATCAGAGTTACAGAATATGAAGTTAGGGGTATAGCTCATCCTGCTTTTTTCTGTTCAAGCTGGTACTGAGCAGAGCTGATTCACAAAGGATAGGCTTGGCCTATTGTTTATGGAAACCAAAATCTTGACTACTGCAGGGTCCCTCAGATACTCCATCCCATCCTTCTTTTCCATGGCTCCCAGGCTGATGCTCACCCGCTCTAGCATGAGCTAGTTTGTCCTCCTGATGACCTGCCTTGGAAGATCACCAAAGACCCACagtttggggaaggaggggagttTGCTATTTTGATGGAAAGTTGCTAATTTTCATACAACAGAAAGCCCCATGGCAATAAATCAGTTGAAATGAAAATCCAACTTCCCatccataaaaatatttaaagacaAAAATTTTATCCAGCCTTAGCAACAAATTTAGAGTTAAAGGAGGAGGAATTGAGATGGAACCATAACAGACTAACTGCTTGCAGCTTTAGCTGAGATCTTCTCCATCATTCCTATGTTCAGAATCACCCTGTTCTGCTGAATAGTTGTTAAGGGatcacagtcatgctgaaaggggATAACAAATGTGGATCCACTAGGATCTGTTTTGGGATGGGTTCTGTTCAAgatcttcatcaacaattcagatattggcatagagaggacacttcgaagtaagaataagagcctccggaaaagggcactttttccggaggatcggggccagtctagacgctcttttccggcttttttaaaagccggaaaaaagcggcggacatttttatttaaatgccgcgggggatatttaaatcccccgcggatttccctacgacgactagtgaaatttacatgccccttccggaaaaggggccagtgtagacgtagcccgagtGTGTGCAGAGGGAAAAGAACCATCAGGATCAAAGGAGCACAAATGGGATTGTGCGTTTTGTGAGGCCGGCTCTGTCAGGGCCACATGATCTGATTGACACACCCTTATTCTGCCCCTCATGCAGAGCTTATCAGTGCGTGGCCATCCCACCAATAGTACCAGGGTTCTCCACCaaggcgcccgggggcagggttcAGGGGTTTGGCCAAGCACAGGGCAGAAAGCTAATGCCCCATCACATGGAGCTGAAGTCCAGAGCCCCGAAGACGCCCACCCAGCGCTGAAACCTGAGCAGCTTAGGTCGATATGCCTCTGCGTGCTACCCCCTCACACTGGCCCTGGCTTTAACACGCAGAGAGACAGTTGGTGTGGCACAGTTGGGCAGTGGGTCATGTTGAGAtcctcagaaagaaaaaaggcTGAGAACATCTGACCTGCCCCAACCAAGGCATCAGAGAGCCCACGGCCATACCCTCTTTCACTAAACACTAGGCACCAGGTGGTCTTCTTGTGGACAAGGAGCCTTCTGGTTATGGGACCTGGTTCCTCTATCTGAAACCTCAGGTGTGTCAATGGTATGTTCCATTCCTCAGGGCCCACAGCTTGGCCCAGATCACACCCTTGCATGAGCTGCTTGCTGTTCTATGTTGGGTGGACTCCTTTACAGCAAGAAGCCCTGGATCGATGGTTGGGTGGGGTAAAGGATGCTGGCCGGGGCAATGGTCAGGGCAAGGGACACACACATGTGTAGGCTCAACATTCAGCttcccccacaccacacacacacagtgcgcACGGCACACGCACAGCCTGACACTGGGAAGCTGGAACAGCTGGGCTATTTCCAACTGGTCTGAAGGAAAAGAACGGAAGGGGATTCTGCTGCCCTGGGAAGGAGACAGGACTAGATTTCCCAACTGTTTTTTTCCATCGGTACCTTCCCTGAGGCCTGGTGGTTTTTGCTTAAACATTTGATCAACCGAGCTCTGTTACATAAGGCTGAGAAACTTTTCACACTCTGTCAGTGGCAGTCAAGTTGCGCTCACCCTCAGTGTAATTCTTCCATTAACATAGCTCCTGCCTTTCAAATTGATGGAGAATCCCCTTGCAACAATGTGGGTAGCATCTATACATTACGGTGCTATTTCAATTCCATTCCCGAGTCATTTTGGTGACTTTAGTATAGACATTCCCTGCATTGATGGAGGAGCTTTCCCCCTGCCTCTTATGGCTacttctctccccctttcctgtCACACTTCTCCCTCTTGCTAAAGGTCTTTCCTTTTTTATTGGCGAATACATTCAGAAATGTTATAATTTCTCCTCTTAGGATAATTCCTCCCTTCCCTGGAAAGGCTTGATGTCATTTCAATTAAAAGCTGAAATGTCCTGAAATTGACACATTTGCCCATGACTTGGTGTGacttcatttttttcccttcacaTATGATGAGTTGAATCTTATAACTTCACAATCAGTGTTGTCACAAATGTTAAGAGGACAATGATGATCAGCGGATTATGAGCTTTTGAATGATACCTGACAAGGCATGATTTGTACAAAATTTATCATCGTTATGCAAAAGGAGCGTCATAATTTGTAAATACTTTAATTTGTCATAATTATTGTCATAATttgtaaataatttattttctatcCTGTTTGCCTCTGCTGTCTTTAATATGAGAAGTATCAACAGGACTGAAGGTAAATGAGTCTGTTGCAACAGCCTGACATCTGAGACTGTATCAGGAAGACATGTCTCAACTTGGTTCACCAGTAAAATATAGGGCAATCTGATGGAATCCACCAAATTCTCTTGAATATATAAAAAAGTCAGTATTGGAGACTACAAGAGATAGCCCCATAACATATGTGAGACATACATGGTGAATCTGAAGAAGGTTGCATTACTATACAAATTGAGGGGTTGGGTTACCACTCCTCTACTTATAGGCTATACACCTCTGTTCCTCTGTCTCCATGAGAAGGAATGATTATCTGTTAAGTAGAGTGTTAGTCTAGCAGTCTGTAAACTGAGGCTTAGTTTCTGGCTCCACTGTAGACCTCTTCTGCAATCTTGAAGAAGACATTTACTTTCTCTGTGCTTCAACTCATCGTATGTTAGAAGGAGATAACAGTGCACTCCCTAACATGGACGTTGTGATGATAACTACAATCAAGACCGTGAGGGACTTGATGAGAGACATAGAAAGAAGTAGAAGCCTTTCTAAACTCTGTAATAAGGCAGGCAACTCTGGTTAGTCCCATTTTGAGATGGGCCAAGGGGGGCAGAATGCAATACCCAACTTTTCACACTTGTCCATAGGCACCATGATTTGGTAAATGCTTTTGAAAACGTTGCCTCTGGATCGTTGGAATGAGAAAAGGCAATTGCACACTGTACAGGGTGCCAGGTTTTCTTATGCCAAATAATTCATATACATTGAAAGAAATATCTTTAATTTTTCACCAGTGAACATGTACATTAAAATCATTGTTGCTAATGAAAAtgaccattattttaaaatattgtattaataatGAGTGGAATTATATGGGCGTTCAGGGCAGAAGTATCTATCTGCCTTTATTATAAGAATCAGCAAATATTGGAGCATACAATCAATTCTTTATTACTGGCTATAGAAGCTAAGATCAACCACTCTGGCAGTTGTGACAGTCCACTCCTATAGCCATTTAGTGCCAAGATGTAGCAAGAGCCTTGAAATTCAAAGACCTCACCCTTCAGTTCCATCACTCTCCCATTGACACATCCTGGTGGGAACATCACAGTAAGTTGGACTAACATTACATCAACTTGCAAAAGAATAAGTTAGGGCGCGTCTACGCAACAGggtaaacttgaaataagctacgcaactggaGCTTCACTAACTGcataacttaagtcaaaatagctgattttgacttttggctctgtctacacaacacttctTTCGAGATAGAATGCTTTTctcccgacttcccttactcctcctacaataagggttacaggagtcggagtaagcagcTCAATAATATTTCGACATTCTGTCAAATAAcagcttgtgtgtagacacggaTGATCTTATTTCGGACagcatcagttattccaaaataatgctgctgtgtagacataatcttAGATTGATTGACAGGTTGAGCGTAGACTGGCCCTGCAAAAGATCCAGGAAAGAACATAGCCCTGTCTCCAGGGTGTTCCCCAGCAGTATGGGACCCACTTTCAAATTGCTTCAACACACCAGCCAGAAAGGGATTGACCTGTGTCACCCACAGCTCATGTGAGTGTTCTGATCACTGGGTTAAAGTCTCCAAGGGAAGTAGCAGCATCGTCGCCTCTTCCACACCCATCTATTCTGGAAGTCTTGCCCTTCCTTGTCTTTGCTTTTTTCTTTCAGTGAAGGAAAGGAAATGACCCATTTCTGGTCCTGTTAAATGTTTCCTTCGAACCCAGATGAAATTTCGGTCCAGGTTTTCATCTGGCCAAACAGTTAGGGAATTTTCAGATCAGATTGCTCTGAAATTTTGGATCAGATTGCTCTGAAATTGTGTTTTTTTTCAATGCTTTGTAACCAGGTaactaaaaaaatcagttttgggCCCCGACAGTGGGTCGCACTGAATTGCTTTTACAATTATGTGCGGCCACCTCTTAACTCTGTGATCGTCCCCACTGCCACAActtctccctccctgtcccaTGAGCCATAATATTCCCAGAAATCCCATTCTTCAGAGTCTATGGTACTTTCCAACCCAACAAAGAGCAAGAATGCATAGCAAACCTGCTGATGTGATATAAATAAGTGCTGCCAGAGAAGACTTTTCTTTCTGTTTAATTTATATGGAAGAAAAAGCTCGCCCTTTCCATACTAGCACCTATTCAATTCAGCGTAGACTGTCACAGAAGATGCACACTCACAGAACTGTGTTGTGCTAGTCCTTCACTTACAATGAAAGCCATTTTGAGGGAAATCACTTTTTTCTTTCTGATTCATGGACACAAACCAGGGGACAAACTCTTCAAGAACCCCCCCAAAAGGGCTGTAGGGTACCAGTAGAGTGCAAAACTTGCTTTCATTGAGCCATAGACATCAGGCACTTCAGACTCCCAAATGCAGAACGAAACCTACCCCGCTACAAAAAAGAGAGAGCTAAATGCCCCGCTCTTTGATCCCAACACAAACAGCTCCGTGCTCTCAAATAACATGATAACTATTACTGAGCTCACACACGCGAAACAGGAGCCACCTTGAATTTTGAAGCAGAAACAGCCTCATAAAGGAAGTCCAGACCTCAATTGAGGACTGCAGGCCTTTTTGGAAtacaaaaaaaatgaataaggcaTTATAATAAAGAACAATACTAGAACAGGCTGTGGAAATCAAATTATGATGGGTTGGGAATTGAATTCCAATGTGTCCAAGCCCCGTCAGTAAGTCTGGACAGATTCACGCATCAGTTAGAAGTTTATTCATTGTTTTCCTCAGGGCATTCTTCACCTCtgtgttcctcaggctgtagatgaaggggttcaacatggggatcaccagGGCGTAAAACACTGCGACTATCTTGTCCATATCTGTGGAATAGTTGGAGGAGGGCCGTAAATACACCAAGAGTTGGGTGCCATGAAACATAACCACAGTGATCAAGTGATaagtgcaggtggagaaggctttgtgccggccctCGGTGGAGTGGATCTGCAGGATGGTGGAGACGATGTAGACATACGAGAGGAGGATGATCACAAAGCTGCTCGCTACAATAGAACATGTACCAGCAACGAGCACAATCTCATTGAGGTGGGTGTCAGAACTGGAGAGTGCCAGCAGCGGGGGGATATCACAGAAGAAATGACCGATAACGTTGGAGGTAGAGAAGGACAGCCGAAATGTCAGACACATGTGTATCATAGAATCTACCGACCCTACAGCACAAACAGCCACCATCAGCTGGTTACACCGCTGCCTGGACATGGTGACTGTATAgagcagcgggttacagatggccatataacggtcatacgccatcacaCCCAGCAAAAGACACTCAatatctgcaaaagcgatgaatAAATACATTTGCACAGAACAGGCAGCGCGAGAAATGCTTTTCCTCTCCAGTAAGAAATTCTGCAGCATTTTAGGGGTAATTACTGTGGAACAGCAGAAATCACAAAAAGACAAACTccggaggaaaaagtacatgggggtgtggagtcggggGTCAGTCGTGATTAACAAGATCATCCCCCTATTCCCCACCAGGGTGATAGCATAGATCAGAAGAAACAGCACAAAAAGAGGGACCTGCAACTCCggacgatctgtcagtcctgcgagaatgaactcagtcagcaccgagtgatttccctcttccatctcctctaAGCCAAGATCAGGCAGCCACAGGAATATGTGCAGGTGGATGGTGTGGGGAAAACTAACCCTTTGCTGTAATGAagtgagtgaagaaaaatggAGATCAGTTTCCTAATGGACACCAGTACCCGCTCAGAGAAAGGTGTAGTCCACAGAACTGTCATTCCAGTGTTTCGTTAAAATGCGCACAGTGTACAAATACAATGACCCCCAGGTGACTCCTGCTcctctacacagacacacaccaacACTCCTGTTCAGTAAACAAGCATTAGTCTTTCTACCCACTTGGGACAGGCTGAGCTCTATGGCTCCACATCGCGGTTTGGGGTAAAGCTCACTCACTGTGCTAATTAAGCTTTATGAAAGCTGAAGATGGTGTTTGCTCTAATCTGTATGAAAACCCAGACGTATCATATAGGGTAATGGCTTCCATGTCAGTCTATTTTTTTCCAACCAAAGAGGTAGTTCTGTTAACGCCAGGCGTAGGAGCTAACCTGATGATTTTAATGCCGAAAGTCTTCAATTTGATACCTACCAAAGACCACGGTGTTTGTACGTGCATGTGTCTGGGATGCTGGACAATAGCACATACCTGCTGACTGCAGAGAGAGACGTGGTGTTTTCCCATAGGCAGAAACTGCCAGTGTGGAGCAAGTGGGATGTTTTATACCAATAGCTGTGCTCTACGGAACACGCTCCCTGAAGCAACTGGGAATACCTCAGCTCAGAGAGTCACAACTAATAAATGTGCTCGGTGAATCAACCCCATCGTCTGTGTAATTCGTAACCTGGGGAATAATTTGCCTCACTCCTTCCAACTGTGTTACAAAATGATGCAACTTTTACCAGAGTTAAAGAGTTTGAAGTTAGGGGCATGTTTTGTCCTGCTGTTTTCAGTTCAGGCTCATACTGAACAGAGATGGACAACTAAGTCTTGATTTgggttgtgtggtttttttcctgtgtgtgtgGAGACTTTAATGTCTGTCTACAAATCAAATGTTGCTGCTCTGAAATACCACAGGAGTCCCTCATCCCACTATTCTTTTCCATGGTCCAGGCTCCCAGGCTGGATTTCACCCCTAGTGATGGTCTCTCCTCTTGAATTTCCACTTTTTGTCAAGTTTGGCACAAGCTGCATTTTAGCATCTTGTGACTGTGCCTGGTTTCTATTTCTCATTATTTGTCCTCATGCACAATCTATGTCTGTTGGCAATACACTTGTGTTATGGGCTTTGTCTCACCTGTGAATTTAAATTGAAGTGCCtgaggctacgtgtagactgcatctctctgtcaacagagggatgcaaatcaagcaagtcgaaattgataatgaagctgagatttaaatatctagcacctcattagcataaacatggccacccgctgaccattccctcaatgattaaaacatgcatattgcatCAAAGAgtctttaactccagacttcaacaaggagtttcagaattgtcattcatgcttaaatgtgaaacaaaaaacaggactatgtagcacttcaaagactaacaagatggtttattaggtgatgagctttcgtgggccagacccacttcctcagtggtctggcccacgaaagctcatcacctaataaaccttcttgttagtctttaaagtgctacatagtcctgttttttgtttcagctacaccagactaacacatctGCATCTCTATCACAGATATTTACGGGGTGACTGGCACGCTAGAAGGTTGGTTGTTAGTGGTCCATCTAGGCATTGCCTGGCGTGAAGGTTGGCGGTAGGGGCAACCCAACTGTTCCTTAACAGTTATCCACTGTTCCTTAACAGTTCCTTAACAGTGTTCCTTAACAGTTATCCACTGTTATCCACTGTTGTACCTGGATAACTTCATAGCCACCCAGCTAGAAAATATCCTATTGAGAACCAGATGCGTGATGCTGACTGATTGCAGTGCTTGATTCAAAGGAAAGGATGAGACCCCCTCCCAGGAATAGGCCAATGCACTGAGCTGAAAAATTATAGAACCCTAGGACTGGCAGAGACATCAAGactcattgagtccagccccctgcccaaagcagggccaatcccaattCAGtcgacccagccagggctttctcaagccgggACCGAAacacctctagtgatggagattctcccatctctctggggaacccatcccagtgttttccctccctcctaaggaaatagtttttcctaatttccaacgtagacctcccccactgcaactggagaccattgctccttgttctgccatctgccaccaccgagaacagcctctctccacagcTGCACACGCACAAGCACATTGCATAGGCACAAGGAAATTATGACCATCATCTACTTCCAAGGAGAATCACGGCAGGCCTATTTGTGACTCCACCCTTCTCACTGGTGTAGCAAAATTATTGCAGGATTCACTGGCATTAGTTCTGCATGTTGGACCTGCCCTGTTCTACGTGGTGCCAACTAGTGAAGTATTGCAGAGTTGATTGCCGACGTGGGGGAAATGACAGTCCAAGTCAGCTTTATTCTTTTGTACAATTCATGGAGGAGGCGTTGCAAGGAACGTATGCAAAGTCCCGCTTCCCTGAGCACCAGTAGAAACAGCCGACAAGCTCTGCACTCAGAAACAGAAGGTCCCAAATATTCCAATCCAGAACCACGCTGGTTTAGATACAAAAATCAGACCACACTGATTGACGGCAGGAAAAAAGGGAGATTTTTAGGGATTGCAAGTcatgaggcataaaagtcagaagtGAATGTATTACCAATAAATAAAAGGCCAAATGCAACTCATATTTAACATCACAAGCACAATGATTTCCAAGCAAACATTTTTCTCACTACCCCCTTTGGAAGTTTTACTGGCTGGCTTCCTTTTGGCCAGAATCCTTTCCCACGCCGGTGCTCCATTCCCTTTCCTCCATTCTTAAAGGAGTAGCATCACTGGATGTGGAAAGTAAAAATAAAGTTGCAAACACAAAGGatccttttaaaaacagtttgTATTGATAGCAAAGACAATGACAGGGGAGCTCAGGAGTGAAGAATCTATTTGCCTTTCCAGCGAGCATCAGCAAATACTGGAGCATCTTATGAGTTCTGCAATGTTACCTAGAGACACTAACATCACCTCGTCTAGGAGTGGGGAGGGATTGGTGCCAAGCTATAGGAAGGACCTTAAAATTTAAAGGCTCTATACCTCAGTGATGTAACTCTCCCATTGCCCTAGCTCAGTGTGAACACCTCTTTGACAGACTGAATTAGGATGACTTGAAGTATTGTGGGACAATCGTAGACCAGCCCAGAGAAAGATTCAGGACAGAACAGAGCCCTGTCACCAGGGCGTTGTCTGACAACGTGGGAGACCCACTGCCCAATTGCTTCTCCCCATCAGACAGAAGGAGAACTGACCCGTGTCTCCCACATCCCACATGAGTGATCTAACCATTGAGTGAAACTCGGCAAGGGAAGCAGCATTGTcgcctcctctcccacccaaaCCACGTTTGTAAATATTTTATAAGAATTCAGTTGGCCAAACTTTTAGGGAATTTTTTTGCAAATATCTGTGAACTCAAAAAGAAGTTACTGGCACACCCCACACAACTATTGACCGAAACTCCAGAAGGGCAGAAGCACCGTTGCTTTCTTCCCCACCCGAACCTCTTTGCTAAAGGTTTTCCAGGGGTGCATTTGGCCAAATATGTAGGAAATATTCAGGTGTGGGTCAGGTTGCTTggaatatttttgtttatttttttgtaaCCGCCTGTGAACTCCCAAATCAGTTACTGGCCTAGCTCTTCCCATTTCTCACGCCCAGTCCCCGCAGTCCTACCAATCCCACAAACCCTGTTCTTCAGCGTCTATAATACTTGGCAACAGCTTCAAGAGGAAGAACTCACCGCAAACCTGCTGATGGGGTAAAAATATTGCGTGTTTGATACTAATTGTTCATTCTCTTTAATGCACATGGTAGAG encodes the following:
- the LOC142829025 gene encoding olfactory receptor 5AS1-like, which translates into the protein MEEGNHSVLTEFILAGLTDRPELQVPLFVLFLLIYAITLVGNRGMILLITTDPRLHTPMYFFLRSLSFCDFCCSTVITPKMLQNFLLERKSISRAACSVQMYLFIAFADIECLLLGVMAYDRYMAICNPLLYTVTMSRQRCNQLMVAVCAVGSVDSMIHMCLTFRLSFSTSNVIGHFFCDIPPLLALSSSDTHLNEIVLVAGTCSIVASSFVIILLSYVYIVSTILQIHSTEGRHKAFSTCTYHLITVVMFHGTQLLVYLRPSSNYSTDMDKIVAVFYALVIPMLNPFIYSLRNTEVKNALRKTMNKLLTDA